In Crassostrea angulata isolate pt1a10 chromosome 6, ASM2561291v2, whole genome shotgun sequence, a genomic segment contains:
- the LOC128186864 gene encoding protein draper-like, whose amino-acid sequence MATGRHVYIYFLVNILTRSTEAEFITRKVCVEKVLSFVKEQTPYSCETFSAVDAKEQLQGETICKDTCEVAFTLTGIDSSTKYHFKKAILEFVGNNHTRYLNNYCTSHPVEYFLIRCVSWETGLFLRKLDISGSTARCLFWTQFVYACYCKTNYVFANGYCLEGHIVIGNTCFSDLQCTGSENSGLCSSGVCSCRKGYFSYNYQCYPENAIEAGRCVLNKQCTANGNTQSKRICIDGTCVCEEGYTLIQYTCHEVNLSLNQSCIVNDQCSGFPYAICLDGKCSCIHGYIAENSTHCVLKNKVEVGSCIDDQQCKENDNPNSNRVCINGMCVCEDGYTLLEHTCLEVNLSLNQSCFVNNQCFGSPYASCLEGKCSCIKGYTAVNTTDCMLTQIVLNDASLQTENLESTINNMGPILGALFGGLLLGVFLASGIIYYMYKRSFHSNNKRKQPGVLYVVNDTYKDVRDDNTVLNKVSSKINKEKQKKVLNVSPLTRSQESPEYCNTSGKQSAAALMDDVYNHLNEIKETVNENTYDHACAVSAKSQNKDLDDYSYLRGINGNTVVSGGTGDDNYSTLEHN is encoded by the exons ATTTCCTTGTCAACATACTTACAAGATCAACTGAAGCTGAATTTATAACAAG gAAGGTTTGTGTAGAAAAAGTTTTATCGTTTGTAAAGGAGCAAACTCCTTACTCGTGTGAAACATTTTCCGCAGTTGACGCAAAAGAACAGCTTCAAGGAG AAACGATATGTAAAGACACATGTGAAGTTGCATTCACATTGACTGGAATTGATTCTAGTACAAAATATCACTTTAAAAAGGCTATTCTGGAATTTGTCGGCAATAATCACACACGTTATCTGAACAATTATTGCACATCTCATCCAGTAGAATACTTTCTGATACGCTGCGTTTCATGGGAAACAG GATTGTTCCTCAGAAAATTGGATATATCAGGCAGCACAGCGCGATGTCTGTTTTGGACACAATTTGTGTATGCGTGCTATTGTAAAACCAATTATGTATTCGCCAATGGATATTGTCTTGAAG GTCATATTGTGATCGGAAATACCTGTTTCTCGGATTTGCAatgtaccgggagtgaaaacTCTGGATTATGTAGCAGTGGTGTGTGCTCATGTCGGAAAGGATATTTTTCGTACAACTACCAATGCTATCCAG aaaatgcTATTGAGGCTGGAAGATGTGTTTTGAATAAACAATGCACAGCCAATGGCAACACCCAATCGAAACGCATATGTATTGATGGAACATGTGTTTGTGAAGAAGGCTATACTCTAATCCAATACACATGTCATGAAG TCAACTTGTCTTTGAACCAGTCGTGTATCGTCAATGACCAGTGTTCAGGATTTCCATATGCTATTTGCCTTGATGGGAAATGTTCTTGTATTCACGGATATATCGCTGAAAATTCAACGCATTGTGTGTTAA AGAATAAGGTGGAGGTTGGAAGTTGCATTGATGATCAgcaatgcaaagaaaatgatAACCCAAACTCCAATCGCGTGTGCATTAACGGGATGTGTGTTTGTGAAGACGGATATACCCTGTTAGAGCACACATGTCTTGAAG TAAACCTTTCCTTGAATCAGTCATGCTTCGTCAACAACCAATGTTTTGGATCACCTTATGCTAGTTGTCTTGAAGGAAAATGCTCTTGTATCAAAGGATATACAGCTGTAAATACCACGGATTGCATGTTGA CTCAAATTGTTTTGAACGACGCTAGCTTACAGACAGAAAATCTAG AATCAACAATTAACAACATGGGCCCTATATTAGGAGCATTATTTGGTGGACTTCTTCTCGGTGTATTCCTAGCATCAGGCattatttactacatgtacaaaagaTCTTTTCACAGCAACAATAAACG AAAGCAGCCTGGAGTGTTGTATGTTGTCAATGATACATACAAGGATGTCAGAGATGATAACACTGTTCTGAATAAAGtttcttcaaaaataaataaggaaAAGCAG aaaaaagttCTAAATGTGTCTCCTCTCACTCGTTCACAAGAATCACCAGAATACTGCAACACTTCCGGAAAACAATCTGCAGCGGCTCTAATGGATGATGTGTACAACCATCTGAACGAGATAAAGGAAACTGTAAACGAGAACACATACGACCATGCATGCGCAGTATCTGCAAAGAGTCAGAATAAAGATTTGGACGATTATAGTTACCTCCGTGGTATAAATGGTAACACTGTTGTGTCTGGTGGAACTGGAGATGATAATTATTCGACCTTAGAACATAATTAG